In a single window of the Agrobacterium vitis genome:
- the rpmB gene encoding 50S ribosomal protein L28 — translation MSRSCELTGKGVQSGNNVSHANNKTRRKFLPNLCDVTLISDALGQRYRLRVSAAALRSVEHRGGLDAFLLKANETELSMRARLLRRQIVKKTAVAA, via the coding sequence ATGTCCCGCAGTTGCGAATTGACCGGCAAGGGCGTCCAGTCGGGTAATAATGTAAGCCATGCCAACAACAAGACCCGCCGCAAGTTCCTTCCGAACCTGTGCGACGTCACGCTGATTTCCGATGCCCTCGGCCAGCGTTACCGTCTGCGCGTCTCTGCTGCTGCTCTTCGTTCCGTCGAGCATCGCGGTGGCCTGGATGCCTTCCTTTTGAAGGCAAATGAAACCGAACTGAGCATGCGCGCTCGTCTGCTGCGCCGCCAGATCGTCAAGAAGACCGCAGTCGCCGCCTGA
- a CDS encoding queuosine precursor transporter translates to MRITRHILVYSMLMTLVVVASNILVQFPLSGQLAGVQLGDLLTYGAFTYPVAFLVTDLTNRQFGPSTARKVVFVGFLVGVALSFVTGQPRIAIASGTAYLVGQLLDISVFNRLREQDWWKAPLAGSLFGSILDTVIFFSLSFAPVFGFIGPNDDFAISWAPLLGAFSPEIPRWISWAIGDFTVKMLVGLIMLLPYGALMNRLKPYQLARV, encoded by the coding sequence ATGCGGATCACACGTCACATCCTCGTCTACAGCATGCTCATGACCCTTGTCGTGGTTGCCTCCAACATCCTCGTGCAGTTTCCACTGTCGGGACAATTGGCGGGCGTGCAGCTTGGCGACCTCTTGACCTATGGCGCCTTTACCTATCCGGTCGCCTTTCTGGTCACCGACCTGACCAATCGACAGTTCGGCCCCTCCACGGCCCGCAAAGTAGTGTTTGTCGGCTTTCTGGTGGGCGTGGCGCTGTCCTTCGTCACCGGGCAGCCACGCATCGCCATTGCCTCGGGCACCGCCTATCTGGTCGGGCAATTGCTTGATATCAGCGTCTTCAACCGGCTGCGCGAGCAGGACTGGTGGAAAGCGCCGCTGGCCGGTTCACTGTTTGGCTCGATACTCGATACGGTGATTTTCTTCTCGCTGTCTTTTGCACCGGTCTTCGGCTTCATCGGCCCGAATGATGATTTCGCGATAAGCTGGGCGCCGTTGCTTGGCGCATTTTCCCCTGAAATCCCCCGCTGGATCTCCTGGGCCATCGGTGATTTTACCGTGAAAATGCTGGTCGGCCTGATTATGCTTTTGCCCTATGGGGCATTGATGAACAGGCTGAAGCCCTACCAGCTTGCGCGGGTTTGA
- the cobT gene encoding cobaltochelatase subunit CobT, whose protein sequence is MAGRGDNSQAKPGTAVDTEPLRRAITGCVRSIAGDASVEVAFANDRPGIAGERIRLPEISKRPTAHELAVTRGLGDSMALRLACHDQKVHASMAPEGQDARSVFDAVEQARVESIGALRMTGVAANLKSMTSEKYAKANFSGIERREDAPLSEAVAMMVREALTGQKPPESAGKVLDLWRSFIEEKASSDFSNLANVIEDQQAFARVVRHMLSSMEMAEDFGEDPEQAEQEETSEEDQQRSGEEEQENSEEEAGSESAPADESESAEEQMDDGEMDGAEISDDDMSEEGDEDSETPGEMRRPASPFDDFNEKVDYKVFTEAFDEETSAEELCDEAELDRLRAFLDKQLAHLQGAVGRLANRLQRRLMAQQNRSWDFDLEEGYLDPARLTRLIIDPMQPLSFKREKDTQFRDTVVTLVIDNSGSMRGRPITVAATCADILARTLERCGVKVEILGFTTKAWKGGQSREQWLASGKPPTPGRLNDLRHIVYKSADAPWRRARRNLGLMMREGLLKENIDGEALIWAHNRLLARREQRKIMMMISDGAPVDDSTLSVNPGNYLERHLRAVIEQIETRSPVELLAIGIGHDVTRYYRRAVTIVDADELAGAMTEQLAGLFEDKPAKGARGGSFRRAS, encoded by the coding sequence ATGGCAGGTCGCGGCGATAATTCCCAGGCGAAACCCGGCACGGCGGTCGATACCGAACCGTTGCGCCGGGCGATTACCGGCTGCGTGCGCTCGATTGCCGGCGATGCCAGCGTCGAAGTGGCTTTTGCCAATGATCGTCCGGGCATCGCTGGCGAGCGCATTCGCCTGCCGGAAATTTCCAAGCGACCGACCGCCCACGAACTGGCGGTGACACGGGGGCTTGGCGATTCGATGGCGCTGCGGCTTGCCTGCCACGATCAGAAAGTCCATGCCTCCATGGCGCCGGAGGGGCAGGATGCCCGTTCGGTGTTCGATGCGGTTGAACAGGCCCGGGTGGAATCGATCGGTGCCTTGCGGATGACCGGCGTTGCCGCCAATTTGAAATCGATGACCTCGGAAAAATACGCCAAGGCCAATTTTTCCGGCATCGAGCGGCGCGAGGATGCGCCACTGTCGGAAGCCGTGGCGATGATGGTTCGTGAGGCGCTGACCGGTCAGAAGCCACCGGAAAGTGCCGGTAAGGTGCTGGATCTTTGGCGCTCCTTCATCGAGGAAAAGGCCAGCAGCGATTTTTCCAATCTGGCCAATGTAATCGAGGATCAGCAGGCTTTTGCCCGCGTCGTGCGACACATGCTGTCGTCCATGGAAATGGCCGAGGATTTCGGCGAGGACCCGGAACAGGCCGAGCAGGAAGAGACCTCGGAAGAAGACCAGCAGCGCAGTGGCGAGGAAGAGCAGGAAAATTCCGAGGAGGAAGCCGGCTCCGAAAGCGCGCCCGCCGATGAAAGCGAATCTGCCGAAGAGCAGATGGACGACGGCGAAATGGACGGTGCCGAGATTTCCGACGATGACATGTCCGAGGAAGGCGACGAGGACAGCGAGACGCCAGGTGAAATGCGCCGTCCGGCCAGCCCGTTCGACGATTTCAACGAGAAGGTCGATTACAAAGTCTTTACCGAGGCCTTCGATGAGGAAACCTCGGCGGAAGAATTGTGCGACGAAGCCGAACTTGACCGGTTGCGCGCCTTTCTCGACAAGCAGCTTGCCCATCTCCAGGGCGCGGTCGGTCGTCTGGCCAACCGTTTGCAGCGCCGGTTGATGGCGCAGCAGAACCGGTCCTGGGATTTCGATCTGGAAGAGGGCTATCTCGATCCGGCCCGGTTGACCCGGCTGATCATCGATCCGATGCAGCCGCTATCGTTCAAGCGGGAGAAGGATACCCAGTTCCGCGATACGGTGGTGACGCTGGTGATCGACAATTCCGGCTCGATGCGCGGACGCCCGATCACGGTTGCCGCCACCTGCGCCGATATTCTGGCCCGCACGCTGGAGCGTTGCGGCGTCAAGGTGGAAATCCTTGGTTTTACCACCAAGGCCTGGAAGGGCGGCCAGAGCCGCGAGCAATGGCTTGCCAGCGGCAAACCGCCAACGCCTGGCCGCCTCAACGACCTGCGCCATATCGTCTATAAGTCGGCGGATGCGCCGTGGCGGCGGGCACGGCGCAATCTGGGCCTGATGATGCGCGAAGGCTTGCTCAAGGAAAATATCGACGGCGAAGCGCTGATCTGGGCGCATAACCGGCTGTTGGCGCGGCGTGAGCAGCGCAAGATCATGATGATGATTTCCGATGGTGCGCCGGTCGACGATTCGACCCTGTCAGTCAATCCCGGCAATTATCTGGAGCGGCATTTGCGCGCCGTGATCGAGCAGATCGAGACCCGGTCTCCGGTTGAATTGCTGGCGATCGGCATTGGCCATGACGTCACCCGCTACTACCGCCGGGCCGTGACCATTGTCGATGCGGATGAACTGGCCGGTGCGATGACCGAGCAATTGGCTGGCCTGTTCGAAGATAAGCCCGCCAAGGGCGCGCGTGGCGGTTCGTTCCGCCGCGCCAGCTGA
- a CDS encoding esterase-like activity of phytase family protein: MTSRKALAAFCCGSVLLLAASQAVGESATVGSRRIEYFNPASDQTVFGKLEFIGGLDLTSSDSLFGAWSSIRFRPDGKRFIGVLDTGDWISGEIVRDEKGRLAGIDTVSLAPMLDRDGRGHVSKRAMDAESLAIRGDKIYVGFEQRHRIDQYPLDGFETAKPEKSLPLPFPKKVLESNRSLEMLTASPAQGPLAGGLVTITEESLDAKGNLYAGVVDGAHPGGFKLVRRDDFDVTDGAWLPDGDLLLLERRFRFPTGLGMRIVRVKGDSIKPGALVDGEILLDADQSFQIDNMEGLDVVDMGNGDLRLILVSDDNHFMLQRTLMLEFRLLP; the protein is encoded by the coding sequence ATGACCTCCCGCAAAGCCTTGGCCGCCTTCTGCTGCGGCTCCGTGTTGCTTTTGGCGGCATCTCAGGCTGTGGGTGAGTCCGCGACGGTGGGTAGCCGGAGAATTGAATATTTTAATCCGGCTTCGGACCAGACCGTGTTCGGCAAGTTGGAATTTATCGGTGGGCTGGACCTGACATCGTCAGACAGTCTGTTTGGCGCCTGGTCTTCGATCCGGTTTCGACCGGATGGCAAGCGTTTCATCGGTGTCCTCGATACGGGCGACTGGATTTCGGGTGAGATCGTCAGGGATGAAAAGGGGCGCCTTGCCGGTATAGACACTGTCTCGCTCGCACCGATGCTTGACCGGGACGGTCGCGGCCATGTGTCGAAACGGGCGATGGATGCCGAGAGCCTGGCGATCCGTGGCGACAAGATCTATGTCGGCTTTGAGCAGCGGCATCGGATCGACCAATATCCCCTCGACGGATTTGAAACGGCCAAGCCGGAAAAAAGCCTGCCTCTGCCCTTTCCCAAAAAGGTCCTGGAGAGCAATCGCAGCCTGGAAATGCTGACGGCATCGCCGGCGCAAGGACCGCTTGCCGGTGGCCTGGTGACGATTACCGAGGAGAGCCTGGACGCCAAGGGTAATCTTTATGCCGGCGTGGTCGATGGTGCGCATCCGGGCGGCTTCAAACTGGTGCGCCGTGATGATTTCGACGTGACCGATGGCGCCTGGCTGCCGGATGGCGATCTGCTGCTACTGGAGCGCCGGTTCCGGTTTCCAACCGGGCTCGGCATGCGCATCGTGCGCGTCAAGGGCGACAGCATCAAGCCGGGCGCGCTGGTGGATGGAGAGATCCTGCTCGACGCCGATCAAAGCTTCCAGATCGACAATATGGAAGGCCTGGATGTGGTGGACATGGGCAATGGCGACCTTCGCCTGATCCTGGTCTCCGACGACAACCACTTCATGCTGCAACGGACGCTGATGCTGGAGTTCCGGCTGCTGCCGTAA
- the aroB gene encoding 3-dehydroquinate synthase, which translates to MSREQASEGPESSERLVHVPLGERAYDILIGDGLIGRAGGEISTRIKGRKAAIVTDENVGALYHGALMDSLEADGFEAVSLTLPAGEKTKSFEHLTKVCDVLLEARIERNDVVIALGGGVIGDLTGFAAGIVRRGVRFVQIPTSLLSQVDSSVGGKTGINARQGKNLVGIFNQPDLVLADTAVLNTLSEREFRAGYAEVAKYGLIDKPEFFDWLERNWREVFAGGAARTQAIALSCQAKADVVVADEREHGRRALLNLGHTFGHALEAATGYDSRRLVHGEGVAIGMVLAHEFSARLNLASPDDAKRVKHHLTEVGLPTHISDIPGDMPPAETLMNAIAQDKKVKGGQLTFILTHGIGQSFVADDVPSSEVLGFLNENLPG; encoded by the coding sequence ATGAGCAGAGAACAGGCATCCGAAGGTCCCGAATCCTCAGAACGTCTGGTGCATGTCCCGCTTGGTGAGCGCGCCTATGATATCCTGATCGGCGACGGCCTGATCGGGCGGGCGGGCGGCGAGATTTCAACCCGTATCAAGGGCCGTAAGGCAGCCATCGTCACCGATGAGAATGTCGGAGCGCTGTACCACGGCGCGCTGATGGACAGCCTGGAGGCGGATGGCTTTGAAGCCGTGTCGCTGACCCTTCCTGCCGGTGAAAAGACCAAGAGCTTTGAGCACCTGACCAAGGTTTGCGACGTGCTGCTGGAAGCCCGTATCGAGCGCAATGACGTGGTGATCGCCCTTGGCGGCGGCGTTATCGGCGATCTCACCGGCTTTGCAGCGGGTATCGTTCGGCGCGGAGTGCGGTTCGTGCAGATCCCGACCTCGCTTTTGTCGCAGGTCGATAGTTCCGTTGGCGGCAAGACCGGCATCAATGCCAGGCAGGGCAAGAACCTTGTCGGCATTTTTAACCAGCCGGATCTGGTTCTGGCCGATACGGCGGTACTGAATACGTTGAGCGAACGGGAATTTCGTGCCGGCTATGCCGAAGTGGCGAAATATGGCCTGATCGACAAGCCGGAGTTTTTCGATTGGCTGGAGCGCAACTGGCGCGAGGTGTTTGCCGGTGGAGCGGCCCGCACCCAGGCGATTGCGCTGTCCTGCCAGGCCAAGGCCGATGTGGTCGTGGCCGATGAGCGCGAACATGGGCGCCGGGCCCTGCTCAATCTCGGCCACACCTTCGGCCACGCGCTGGAAGCGGCCACGGGCTATGACAGCCGCCGCCTCGTGCATGGAGAAGGCGTCGCCATCGGCATGGTGCTGGCCCATGAATTCTCGGCCCGGCTCAATCTGGCCAGCCCTGACGATGCAAAGCGGGTCAAGCATCACTTGACAGAGGTCGGGCTGCCGACCCATATCAGCGACATTCCAGGCGATATGCCGCCTGCCGAAACGCTGATGAATGCCATTGCCCAGGACAAGAAGGTCAAGGGCGGTCAACTGACATTCATTCTCACCCACGGTATCGGACAGTCTTTCGTCGCCGACGATGTACCGTCTTCTGAAGTGCTGGGCTTTCTGAACGAAAATCTACCCGGCTGA
- a CDS encoding BolA family protein: MSLRQTIEQKLTQAFQPERLLVIDESHHHAGHQPDMTGTGETHMRVRIVSGSFTGLSRLARHRAVTDLLKPELDAGLHALAIEPSAPGEATRW, encoded by the coding sequence ATGTCACTCCGCCAAACGATAGAGCAGAAATTGACACAGGCCTTCCAGCCCGAGCGTTTGCTGGTGATCGATGAAAGCCACCACCATGCCGGCCATCAACCTGACATGACCGGCACGGGAGAAACCCATATGCGGGTGCGCATCGTCTCAGGCAGTTTTACCGGCCTCAGCCGCCTGGCCCGGCACCGGGCCGTCACCGACCTGCTGAAACCGGAACTGGATGCCGGCCTGCATGCGCTCGCCATCGAACCATCAGCGCCTGGCGAGGCCACACGCTGGTAG
- a CDS encoding cupin domain-containing protein, translating to MADADEIIAALAMQPHPEGGWYSETFRDGKGGARGHSTAIYYLLKAGQRSHWHRVKDAAEIWHYYAGAPLALYRSNDGQSVETLVLGRDLVRGERPQAIIPALSWQAVESLGEYTLVGCTVAPGFTFDAFEMAPPGWEPGQPLR from the coding sequence ATGGCCGATGCCGATGAGATCATTGCAGCGCTAGCCATGCAGCCCCACCCTGAAGGTGGCTGGTACAGCGAAACCTTCCGCGACGGCAAAGGCGGAGCGCGTGGCCATTCCACGGCCATCTACTATCTGCTGAAGGCAGGCCAGCGGTCGCATTGGCATCGGGTGAAGGATGCCGCCGAGATCTGGCACTATTATGCGGGCGCGCCGCTGGCGCTTTACCGGTCGAATGACGGGCAATCCGTGGAAACCCTGGTTCTTGGTAGAGACCTTGTGCGCGGCGAGCGCCCCCAGGCCATCATTCCAGCGCTCAGTTGGCAGGCGGTGGAAAGCCTAGGAGAATACACTCTGGTTGGCTGCACGGTCGCACCGGGCTTTACCTTCGACGCTTTCGAAATGGCCCCGCCGGGTTGGGAACCGGGTCAGCCTCTCCGATAA
- a CDS encoding DUF3108 domain-containing protein: MRFELVRKLSFLLTAPAARGVALGVTLVLASGSAFAGETYRNEYRVTLLGLPVARATFVTEVTRPGYTITGTISSAGIANVFTSLDAKTKVTGQVAEDKHLQASNYNLVYTRGKRTRVYDVRYAGGNVVSTTITPQPNRNKDRWLPVSASDLRSVLDPVGGLTLPDDGKICSRTLPIFDGESRLDLVMSPKGKNKFTAGNVSGEAIVCSVRYVPKSGFNKARSDIEYLRSANDMEIWFAKTGTMSLYAPVYARVPTRVGTLSITATRFGA; the protein is encoded by the coding sequence ATGCGTTTTGAGCTTGTTCGTAAACTGTCTTTTCTGCTGACCGCCCCTGCCGCGCGTGGTGTCGCGCTAGGCGTTACGCTGGTCTTGGCCAGCGGCTCGGCCTTTGCAGGGGAGACTTATCGCAATGAATATCGCGTCACCCTGCTTGGTCTGCCTGTCGCCCGTGCGACCTTCGTTACCGAAGTCACACGTCCTGGCTACACCATTACCGGCACGATTTCGTCGGCGGGCATTGCCAATGTCTTCACCAGCCTCGATGCAAAGACCAAGGTGACCGGACAGGTGGCCGAGGACAAGCATTTGCAGGCCAGCAATTACAATCTGGTCTATACGCGGGGCAAGCGAACCCGGGTTTATGACGTGCGCTATGCAGGCGGCAATGTCGTCTCCACGACCATCACCCCTCAACCCAACCGCAACAAGGACCGCTGGCTGCCGGTGAGCGCCAGCGATCTGCGCTCCGTGCTCGATCCTGTCGGCGGGCTGACCCTGCCCGACGATGGCAAGATCTGCTCCCGGACCCTGCCGATTTTCGATGGTGAAAGCCGGTTGGATCTGGTGATGTCGCCAAAGGGCAAGAACAAGTTTACCGCTGGCAATGTATCGGGCGAGGCGATTGTCTGCTCCGTGCGCTATGTGCCGAAATCCGGCTTCAACAAGGCCCGCAGCGATATCGAATATCTGCGCAGCGCCAACGATATGGAAATCTGGTTTGCCAAGACCGGAACCATGTCCTTATATGCTCCGGTCTATGCGCGGGTGCCAACGCGGGTGGGAACGCTGTCGATCACAGCCACCCGGTTTGGCGCCTGA
- the yddG gene encoding aromatic amino acid exporter YddG, giving the protein MKVRATLIGFSAILMWSFLALFTAASGTMPPFQLSAICFAIGSLPGIATFIIRPERLTLLKQPAKVWLVGIAGLFGYHFLYFTALRNAPAVEAGLIAYLWPLLIVFGSALLPGERLRWYHMAGAIAGLCGTVLIIGKNGLSFDPAYAMGYGAALLCALTWSSYSLVTRRFDAVSTDVVTGFCLATSLLSLLCHLWLETSVWPDSASQWLAVAGLGLLPVGAAFYAWDYGVKNGDIQILGAASYAAPLLSTLVLLVFGFGEASLRILGACVLITGGAALAASGMFRRKTALEDAA; this is encoded by the coding sequence ATGAAGGTTCGGGCAACGCTGATCGGGTTTTCGGCCATCCTGATGTGGTCTTTTCTGGCGCTGTTTACGGCAGCGTCCGGCACCATGCCGCCCTTCCAGCTCTCGGCCATCTGCTTTGCCATCGGCAGTCTTCCCGGTATTGCCACCTTCATTATCCGGCCGGAGCGGCTGACATTGCTGAAACAACCGGCCAAGGTCTGGTTGGTCGGGATCGCTGGCCTGTTCGGCTATCATTTCCTCTATTTCACGGCACTGAGAAATGCCCCTGCCGTGGAAGCCGGGCTGATTGCCTATCTCTGGCCGCTGTTGATCGTGTTTGGATCGGCTTTGCTGCCGGGGGAAAGGCTGCGCTGGTATCATATGGCGGGCGCGATTGCCGGGCTATGCGGCACCGTGCTGATCATCGGCAAAAACGGCCTGTCCTTCGATCCAGCCTATGCTATGGGCTATGGGGCGGCCCTGCTCTGCGCCTTGACGTGGTCCAGCTACTCGCTGGTCACGCGCCGGTTCGATGCAGTCTCCACCGATGTGGTGACCGGCTTCTGCCTTGCCACGTCACTGCTGTCGCTGCTCTGCCACCTCTGGCTCGAAACGTCCGTTTGGCCGGACAGTGCCAGCCAGTGGCTTGCTGTGGCTGGCCTTGGGCTGTTGCCGGTCGGTGCAGCCTTCTATGCCTGGGATTACGGCGTCAAGAACGGCGATATCCAGATCCTGGGGGCCGCGTCCTATGCCGCACCGCTGCTGTCGACGCTGGTGTTGCTGGTTTTCGGTTTTGGTGAGGCCAGCCTGCGCATTCTTGGCGCCTGTGTGTTGATCACAGGTGGCGCGGCCCTGGCGGCAAGCGGCATGTTCCGCCGCAAGACAGCCCTCGAAGACGCGGCTTGA
- a CDS encoding shikimate kinase, which yields MTHSMPHAVLPLAERARSVLGRRNLIFVGLMGAGKSAIGRLVAQQLNLPFIDTDTEIERVSRMTISELFAAYGEAEFRALETRVIRRLLRSGPKVVSTGGGAFINDRTRRQIERGGISIWLKADLDVLWERVNKRDHRPLLKTENPKQTLEKLMLERYPIYQRADITISSRDGRKEAISDEVMDAVIAYVSKGRSKR from the coding sequence ATGACCCACTCGATGCCCCATGCTGTTCTACCTCTTGCTGAGCGTGCCCGCTCGGTGCTCGGGCGTCGAAACCTGATTTTCGTCGGCCTGATGGGGGCTGGAAAATCCGCGATCGGGCGTCTCGTGGCTCAGCAACTGAACCTGCCTTTCATCGATACCGATACCGAGATCGAGCGGGTCTCGCGCATGACGATCAGCGAATTGTTCGCAGCCTATGGCGAGGCGGAATTCCGGGCGCTGGAAACCCGGGTGATCCGACGGCTGCTCAGGTCCGGGCCGAAAGTCGTCTCCACCGGCGGCGGCGCCTTCATCAATGACAGAACCCGCAGGCAGATTGAGCGCGGCGGCATTTCCATCTGGTTGAAAGCCGATCTGGATGTGCTGTGGGAGCGGGTCAACAAGCGCGATCACCGCCCGCTATTGAAGACCGAAAACCCGAAACAGACGCTGGAAAAGCTGATGCTGGAGCGCTACCCGATCTATCAGCGTGCCGATATTACCATATCGTCGCGCGATGGGCGCAAGGAAGCCATTTCCGATGAGGTCATGGACGCGGTGATCGCCTATGTCAGCAAAGGCAGGAGCAAGCGATGA
- the cobS gene encoding cobaltochelatase subunit CobS, with product MSKIDLDIANLPDTTVSVREVFGIDSDIRVPAYTKGDAYVPDLDPDYLFDRETTLAILAGFAHNRRVMVSGFHGTGKSTHIEQVAARLNWPCVRVNLDSHVSRIDLVGKDAIVLKDGKQITEFKDGILPWAYQHNVALVFDEYDAGRPDVMFVIQRVLESSGRLTLLDQSRVIRPHPAFRLFATANTVGLGDTTGLYHGTQQINQAQMDRWSIVTTLNYLPHQKEVDIVLAKVKGFAATPNGPDNVAKMVRLADLTRSAFINGDLSTVMSPRTVITWAENAEIFGDIGFAFRVTFLNKCDELERTLVAEQYQRAFGIELKESAANIVLGA from the coding sequence ATGAGCAAAATTGACCTTGATATCGCCAACCTGCCCGACACGACAGTTTCCGTCCGGGAGGTGTTCGGCATCGACAGCGACATTCGCGTGCCGGCCTATACGAAGGGCGATGCCTATGTACCGGATCTCGATCCCGACTATCTGTTCGACCGGGAAACCACGCTGGCCATCCTTGCCGGTTTTGCTCACAACCGCCGCGTCATGGTGTCCGGCTTTCACGGTACGGGCAAATCCACCCATATCGAGCAGGTCGCTGCCCGGCTGAACTGGCCCTGCGTGCGCGTCAACCTCGACAGCCATGTCAGCCGTATCGACCTGGTCGGCAAGGACGCCATCGTCCTGAAGGATGGCAAGCAGATCACCGAATTCAAGGATGGCATTCTGCCCTGGGCCTATCAGCATAATGTGGCGCTGGTGTTCGACGAATACGATGCCGGACGTCCGGACGTGATGTTCGTCATCCAGCGGGTGCTGGAGTCTTCTGGCCGCCTGACCCTGCTCGACCAGAGCCGCGTTATCCGCCCACACCCCGCCTTCAGGCTGTTTGCAACGGCCAATACGGTCGGGCTTGGCGACACGACTGGCCTTTACCACGGCACCCAGCAGATCAACCAGGCACAGATGGACCGCTGGTCGATCGTCACCACGTTGAACTACCTGCCGCATCAAAAGGAAGTCGATATCGTCCTGGCCAAGGTCAAGGGCTTTGCCGCCACCCCGAACGGTCCCGATAATGTGGCAAAGATGGTGCGTCTGGCCGATCTGACCCGGTCTGCTTTCATCAATGGCGATCTTTCGACCGTGATGAGCCCGCGTACCGTGATCACCTGGGCGGAAAATGCCGAGATCTTCGGTGACATCGGCTTTGCCTTCCGCGTCACCTTCCTCAACAAATGCGACGAACTGGAGCGGACCCTGGTGGCCGAGCAATACCAGCGCGCCTTTGGCATTGAACTCAAGGAAAGTGCAGCCAATATCGTTCTTGGCGCCTGA
- a CDS encoding J domain-containing protein — protein sequence MKLDSKYFDKIRTRRKKDAEPEPPVTTCQWDGCERPGAHRAPVGRNAEGQFFLFCFEHVKEYNKGYNYFSGLSDSEIARYQKEAITGHRPTWTVGVNKAAKGSPIHSTQRSGSATAQARMRDPFGFVSQGRGNASRFEPQARKLKTLEAKAFDALGLTGAATAQDIKRRYKELVKKHHPDANGGDRGSEERFRAVIQAYQLLKQAGFC from the coding sequence ATGAAACTCGACTCAAAATATTTCGACAAGATCCGCACGCGCCGCAAGAAGGATGCGGAACCGGAACCGCCCGTCACCACCTGCCAGTGGGATGGCTGTGAGCGGCCGGGTGCGCATCGTGCGCCGGTGGGGCGCAATGCCGAAGGCCAGTTTTTCCTGTTCTGCTTCGAGCATGTGAAGGAATATAACAAGGGATACAATTACTTCTCCGGCCTTTCCGACAGCGAGATTGCCCGCTACCAGAAGGAAGCGATCACCGGTCATCGCCCAACCTGGACGGTTGGCGTCAACAAGGCCGCCAAGGGATCGCCCATTCACTCCACCCAGCGCTCCGGTTCGGCCACGGCGCAGGCGCGGATGAGGGACCCTTTCGGCTTCGTCTCCCAAGGGCGCGGCAATGCGTCGCGGTTTGAGCCGCAGGCGCGAAAACTGAAGACGCTGGAAGCAAAAGCCTTCGATGCCCTGGGGTTGACGGGCGCTGCCACCGCCCAAGATATCAAGAGGCGCTATAAAGAGCTTGTCAAAAAACATCATCCAGATGCAAATGGCGGAGACAGAGGTTCTGAAGAGCGTTTTCGGGCTGTTATTCAGGCCTATCAATTGTTAAAGCAGGCGGGTTTCTGTTAA
- a CDS encoding cytochrome b has translation MTMNIPLGSTAPRGTRYNSGMIWLHWATALLVLILFFSAEIWDFTEKGGALRNGLKALHYASGITLSAVFVLRLVWRIASLKTLPEEEKGALGLMAKAVHYLLYLGIAAQISLGFLWRWSQGKPVDFFGLFSIPDPLGISPDYRHLLGDMHSLLAWVIIGAATLHAAAAIFHHTVLKDGVLMKMMPGR, from the coding sequence ATGACGATGAATATACCTCTTGGCTCGACCGCGCCGCGCGGCACGCGCTACAATAGCGGCATGATCTGGCTGCATTGGGCAACAGCGCTTTTGGTGCTCATCCTGTTCTTCTCGGCTGAAATCTGGGACTTTACGGAAAAAGGCGGTGCGCTGCGCAATGGTCTTAAGGCGCTGCATTACGCTTCTGGCATCACACTTTCCGCCGTGTTTGTGCTGCGACTTGTCTGGCGGATCGCCAGTCTCAAAACCCTTCCGGAAGAAGAAAAAGGCGCTTTGGGCCTGATGGCGAAGGCCGTGCATTATCTGCTCTATCTTGGCATTGCCGCACAGATTTCCCTCGGCTTTCTATGGCGCTGGTCGCAGGGAAAACCGGTGGACTTCTTCGGGCTGTTTTCTATTCCCGATCCCCTCGGTATATCGCCCGACTATCGCCATCTGCTCGGCGACATGCATTCTCTGCTTGCCTGGGTCATCATCGGAGCGGCCACGCTGCATGCCGCTGCGGCTATTTTCCATCATACCGTGCTGAAGGACGGGGTGTTGATGAAGATGATGCCCGGCAGGTAG